Proteins from a genomic interval of Sinobacterium caligoides:
- a CDS encoding STAS domain-containing protein, protein MSISSTPEGDNKALRINIQGRFDFSAHQDFRRAYEDVDFTPQEYEVDMTETTYLDSSALGMLLLLRDHAGGDTATIKIVNCNEDVKKILVISNFEQLFTIQ, encoded by the coding sequence ATGAGTATTTCATCAACACCGGAGGGAGACAACAAGGCTCTCCGTATCAATATACAGGGTCGCTTCGACTTTAGTGCTCACCAAGACTTTAGAAGAGCATACGAAGACGTTGACTTTACGCCGCAGGAGTATGAGGTCGATATGACCGAGACGACTTACCTCGATAGTTCTGCGCTGGGTATGTTGTTGCTGTTGCGAGATCATGCAGGCGGGGATACAGCGACGATAAAAATAGTCAACTGTAATGAAGATGTGAAAAAGATTTTGGTGATATCAAACTTCGAACAACTCTTTACCATTCAGTAG